ATTGATAAAGGGGCTTGAAACCTCCGTTTTTGGAATTATCCAATTAGCGGCCATTGTCATTCCTCTCATGTTGGGAATTCAAGTATTAAAGGATATTCAGTTTATTGATATAATGGCAACAAAGCTTCAGCCCCTCACGAAAATGTTGGGTGTCCATCAAACTGGATCCATTACCTTGCTGGCGGGTCTGCTGTTTGGGCTTGCCTATGGCGCCGGAGTCATTATCCAGAGTGCCAAGGAGTCCAATTTTACAAAGAAGGATCTTTATCTCTTATCTATTTTTTTGGTGGCTTGTCATGCGGTTATAGAAGATACCCTTCTCTTTGTACCCTTGGGCATAAACGTTCTACCGTTGCTCCTTTTGCGATTGGGAGTTGCCCTGATCATTACTCTGATTACAGCCAAGGTATGGACGCGATTAACTCTTGTTCGGCAGTTGAATAAGGGAGGGCATGTCACATGAAATCAACAAAATTAAAATATTCAACGGTTTTATTTGATCTAGATGGAACGATTATTGATACCAATGAATTGATTCTTACGTCATTCCAATTTACTTTGGATCAGTTTTACCCGGGGAAATACACAAGGGCCGATATTATTCCTTATATGGGTGATACCTTGTATAAGCAGATGGAGAGATTTGGCGCTCCCGATGATGTGGAAGCCTTAGTGGAGACTTACAGGGAACATAACGAGAAGGTGCATGATCAATTGGTAAAGGAGTTCCCTCAGGTGGCAGAAACCATAAAAACCTTGCATCAAATGGGCGTAAGGATGGGAATTGTTACAACAAAGCAAAGGAAAACAACCATGATGGGATTAAACTTGTTTGGGTTAACTCCTTATATGGAAGCGATTATTACTTATCAAGATGTAGAACATCATAAGCCTCAT
This sequence is a window from Microaerobacter geothermalis. Protein-coding genes within it:
- the ppaX gene encoding pyrophosphatase PpaX, which translates into the protein MKSTKLKYSTVLFDLDGTIIDTNELILTSFQFTLDQFYPGKYTRADIIPYMGDTLYKQMERFGAPDDVEALVETYREHNEKVHDQLVKEFPQVAETIKTLHQMGVRMGIVTTKQRKTTMMGLNLFGLTPYMEAIITYQDVEHHKPHPEPILKAISQMKAIPEETLMVGDSQYDMMAAKAAGVSAAGVAWSMKGADFLHQFHPDYMLESIDDLILIVSGK